The following are encoded together in the Mugil cephalus isolate CIBA_MC_2020 chromosome 18, CIBA_Mcephalus_1.1, whole genome shotgun sequence genome:
- the c18h11orf65 gene encoding protein MFI, with the protein MSSHEEEPQQEMLQQVAARIVQRAWRRHVFREVFKYFKELIGHCNQQDPQAILKTVNPRETELLDAAAGVFIRFRLGGITFPPNIYYKIFTHRPITDVCASSPKDYTQTGRKKPVAQHTNSGQPSVQEDRSGWYERMENNSWRLFCSKVDGMGEPAEIGANKKMYFHYSRLQRKQDVDKWRKRRKIEWLKQMYRQGRLQAHPEHRHMATLVENSTQEVMDAIKRKGDDEIHEWELDELLAWTNTLNFEEYMQEWRQMACSHSSELSRDESAYENRFE; encoded by the exons ATGAG CTCGCATGAAGAGGAGCCCCAGCaagaaatgctgcagcaagTAGCAGCCAGAATAGTTCAGAGGGCCTGGAGAAGACATGTG TTCAGAGAGGTCTTCAAGTATTTCAAAGAGCTGATTGGTCATTGCAACCAGCAGGATCCACAGGCAATCCTCAAAACTGTCAATCCCAGAGAG ACAGAGTTGCTGGATGCTGCAGCTGGGGTGTTTATCAGATTTCGACTTGGAGGG ATCACCTTTCCTCCCAATATCTATTACAAGATCTTCACCCATCGGCCTATCACAGATGTATGTGCAAGCAGCCCAAAGGACTACACCCAGACAGGCCGTAAGAAGCCCGTGGCCCAGCACACCAACAGTGGGCAGCCTTCAGTTCAGGAGGACCGATCGGGTTGGTATGAGCGTATGGAGAACAACAGCTGGAGGTTGTTCTGTAGCAAG GTGGATGGCATGGGCGAGCCCGCAGAGATTGGCGCtaacaaaaaaatgtactttcaCTATTCCCGGTTGCAACGGAAGCAAGATGTAGACAAGTGGAGGAAAAGACGGAAAATTGAATGGCTGAAGCAGAT GTACAGACAGGGTCGTCTCCAGGCTCATCCAGAGCACAGACACATGGCGACCCTTGTGGAGAATTCAACACAGGAAGTGATGGACGCCATCAAACGAAAAGGAGACGATGAAATACATGAATGGGAGCTGGACGAGCTCCTGGCCTGGACCAACACTCTCAACTTTGAAGA GTATATGCAGGAGTGGAGACAAATGGCCTGCAGTCACTCATCTGAACTGAGCAGAG ATGAGTCAGCTTATGAAAACCGCTTTGAATAA
- the LOC124996038 gene encoding proteasome maturation protein — protein MNTRGLRSQLKDSVPVAGFAPQGSYGVQDSLRSGFTSVKNELIPSHPLELSEKNFQVNQDKMNFSTLRNIQGLHAPLKLQMEYRAARQIQRLPFLPSSHLALDTLRGSDESIGFEDILSDPGQSEMMGEPHLMVEYKLGLL, from the exons ATG AATACACGAGGACTCCGCTCTCAGCTGAAAGACAGTGTACCTGTGGCTGGCTTCGCTCCGCAGGGATCTTACGGAGTGCAGGACTCTCTGCGTAGCGG CTTTACCAGTGTAAAGAATGAGCTCATTCCCAGCCACCCGCTGGAgctgtcagaaaaaaat TTCCAGGTGAACCAGGACAAGATGAATTTCTCCACACTCAGAAACATCCAGGGTCTTCATGCGCCACTCAAACTGCAGATGGAGTACAGGGCAGCTAGACAG ATCCAGCGTCTCCCATTCTTACCGAGTTCACACTTGGCCCTGGACACACTGCGGGGCAGTGACGAGTCCATCGGCTTTGAGGACATCCTCAGTG ATCCAGGTCAGAGTGAAATGATGGGTGAGCCACATCTGATGGTGGAGTACAAACTGGGATTGTTGTGA